In Deinococcus maricopensis DSM 21211, the sequence ACGAGCAGCACGCGCTGACCGTCGGCGGCGAGGTACGCGGCGAGGTTGACGGCGGTGGTGGTTTTCCCCACCCCGCCTTTCTGGTTGACGATGCCGAGGATCTTCACGCGTTGGGGTCTCCGTTGCCCGTGCGTGTCAGGTGCAGCTCGACGAGGTCGTGCGCGTCGTCGAGCGCTTCACGGGCGGCCGTGATGGTGTAACCCATCCGATGAGCCGGAGGATACCACGCACGTGCCCGGCGGGTGAGTAAGGTCCACGTGTCAGTGGTCACGCCCTGCAACAGCCCGATCAGGTCGTCGACGTCCGCAACGGCCTGCGCACTCACCCAGTTCGTCTGCCCGCGCCAGTCACGCACGTCGCCGGCGAAGACGTCCGCGTTCGTGAGGCCGAGCCGCGCGACGGCGAGCTTCAGGAACGTGGCGCGGCGCTCCCGGCGCTCGCACAGCGTCACGTGCACGTCCGGGCGTTCGCGCGCGATGACGATGCCAGGCAGGCCACCGCCGCTGCCCACGTCGAGCAGGTGGGCGCCAGCGGGCAGGCGGGCGGCGTACTTCATGGCGGTCGCTTCGTGCCGCGCCCAGTCGCGCAGCACGGCGGGACCGAACAGGTCGAGGGCGGGGGCGTACTGGCGAACCAGCGCTTCGTAACTGGGGTTATTCACGGGTTGTTCTCGCCTCACGAGAAGCGCCCTGCTGACGCAGATGCACCAGCAGCGAAGTGATGTCGGAGTGGCGCACGCCCGGCACGCGGCTGGCCTGATCCAGCGTGAGCGGCTGAGCGCGCGTGAGCTTCTCGCGGGCTTCCTGCGACAGCGAGGGGACCCGCGCGTAATCCACGCCGGTCAGCGCGAGATCGCGGGCTTTCGCCTCGGAAGCGAGCTGGCGCCGCGCGCGGTCAATGTAGCCGGCGTACTTCACGCGGATTTCGAGCGCCTCGCGCTCTTCCGCACTCAGCAGCGGCAGCGTGAACCCCAGGGCGTCCAGATCGGAGAGGCCGAACTCCGGACGGCGCAGGTACGCCGTGCCGTCCGTACCGTTCACCCGCTGGGCCGCCAGCTGCGCTTCTGCTTCAGCGATCCGCCCGTACTTGGTCTGCACGCGTGCGCGTTCCTCGGCGTCCACCAGCCCCAGAGCGTGAGCCAACGGCGTCATGCGCTCGTCGGCGTTGTCCTGACGCACCAGCAGGCGGTGCTCCACCCGGCTGGTCATCATACGGTACGGCTCGTCGCTGCCCTTGAAGCTCAGGTCATCGAGCATCACGCCGATATAGCCTGTTTCACGTGAAACAATTTCCTCTCCCAGGCCCAGCGCCCGGCGCGCCGCGGCCGCTCCCGCAACCAGCCCTTGAGCGGCCGCTTCCTCATAGCCGCTGGTCCCGTTGATCTGCCCCGCCGTATACACCCCCGCTAGCCTCCGGGACTCCAGGTTCAGGGTCAACTCGGTGCTGTCGACCACGTCGTACTCCACGGCGTACGCGTAACGCTGGATCACCGCCCGTTCAAACCCCGGCAGGGTCCGCACCAGCTGGTCCTGCAACGCCGGCGGCAGGCTGCTCGAGAAGCCCTGCAGGTAGACCTCGCTTGTCTCCACGCCGTCAGGCTCCACGAACAGCAGGTGACGGTCATGGTGCGCGAACCGCACCACCTTGTCCTCGATACTCGGGCAGTACCGCGGCCCCAGCCCCTCAATGTCGCCCGCATACATCGGTGATTCATGCAGGTTCTCGTTGATCAGCCGGTGCGTCTCGGGCGTCGTGTGCGTCTGCCACGTCGGCGACTGCGCTGCGCGCGGACCCGGTCGGCCCGTGAACCCCCGCGGCTGCGGGTCCGCCGGAATGACCTCCAGCGCCTCGAAGTCCACCGCGTCCGCGCGAACGCGCGGCGGCGTGCCCGTCTTGTACCGCTTCAAGGCGTGCCCACCCCGCGCGAGCGGCGCGCTCAGGAACCGCGCAGGCGGTTCCCCCTGCCGGCCCTCAGGCCGGGACTGCCGCCCGTACCACGTGACGCCCCGCATAAACGTGCCTGCTGCAATTACGACGCTGCGCGCGTGAAAGCGTCGCCCGTCGGTGCTCACCACGAACCAGCCGCCGCGCCCGTCACTTTCCAGGTCCGCCGCCTCGGCGCGCAGAATGTCGACGTTCGGGTGGCCCAGCATCACGTCCTGCGCACGCTCCGCGTACGCGTCCCGCTCGTTCTGCACGCGCAGGGACTGCACGGCCGGGCCCTTGCTGGCATTCAGGACGCGGGTGTGGATTGCCGTCTCGTCCGCCAGGCGGCCCATCAGGCCCCCCATGGCGGTCAGTTCAAAGACGATCT encodes:
- a CDS encoding RsmG family class I SAM-dependent methyltransferase, which produces MNNPSYEALVRQYAPALDLFGPAVLRDWARHEATAMKYAARLPAGAHLLDVGSGGGLPGIVIARERPDVHVTLCERRERRATFLKLAVARLGLTNADVFAGDVRDWRGQTNWVSAQAVADVDDLIGLLQGVTTDTWTLLTRRARAWYPPAHRMGYTITAAREALDDAHDLVELHLTRTGNGDPNA
- the mnmG gene encoding tRNA uridine-5-carboxymethylaminomethyl(34) synthesis enzyme MnmG, which encodes MGTGVAQTTWNVLVIGGGHAGIEAAWAAAKYARTALMISNPATLGRMPCNPAVGGPGKSQIVFELTAMGGLMGRLADETAIHTRVLNASKGPAVQSLRVQNERDAYAERAQDVMLGHPNVDILRAEAADLESDGRGGWFVVSTDGRRFHARSVVIAAGTFMRGVTWYGRQSRPEGRQGEPPARFLSAPLARGGHALKRYKTGTPPRVRADAVDFEALEVIPADPQPRGFTGRPGPRAAQSPTWQTHTTPETHRLINENLHESPMYAGDIEGLGPRYCPSIEDKVVRFAHHDRHLLFVEPDGVETSEVYLQGFSSSLPPALQDQLVRTLPGFERAVIQRYAYAVEYDVVDSTELTLNLESRRLAGVYTAGQINGTSGYEEAAAQGLVAGAAAARRALGLGEEIVSRETGYIGVMLDDLSFKGSDEPYRMMTSRVEHRLLVRQDNADERMTPLAHALGLVDAEERARVQTKYGRIAEAEAQLAAQRVNGTDGTAYLRRPEFGLSDLDALGFTLPLLSAEEREALEIRVKYAGYIDRARRQLASEAKARDLALTGVDYARVPSLSQEAREKLTRAQPLTLDQASRVPGVRHSDITSLLVHLRQQGASREARTTRE